One window from the genome of Saimiri boliviensis isolate mSaiBol1 chromosome 2, mSaiBol1.pri, whole genome shotgun sequence encodes:
- the TMEM8B gene encoding transmembrane protein 8B isoform X1 produces MAQPLSRPLVLSRSPPWPPAPPSPRFPNRPQPLPGSPSRTPFQSLPLAWPPSRPRPLFHPLSQIPVQALSHPHSQCLLKALAQPGSLLQSPSQPLLPSHSLPLFKPQCPAQPNPLSQPLPSSLCLPKSLPLVPPISHTLPLSQPRLKSGFQLPPALLLLLLFSVLGPGAGGLFLTDYSTCSPRKLSPFRSFASTELFHFHVPEDTFLAVWNLIIFKEQGGTFGDHCPDQSVTVYFRSGAPPVINPLHTHFPGDTAVPGVFSLTLSWTLPNRTSGIFNVSSPLPGDWFLAAHLPQAHGHISVKDECQYLLQPQLIVRRLLDVAVLVPGRPSEQILSPHNRSALYKVFVPSFTYRVSAQLACVGGRGVSACPLSLRLRPKAPPLHNSSSVACGGASGCQLELALPPWGHWVYVRVETSSRGPGRTIRFQLCVRLQECPQPGLLRSLVPGAAMNMPQSLGNQPLPPEPPSLGTPVEGPGATSPPEHCWPVRPTLRNELDTFSVHFYIFFGPSVALPPERPAVFAMRLLPVLDSGGVLSLELQLNASSVRQENVTVFGCLTHEVPLSLGDAAVTCSKESLAGFLLSVSTTTRVARLRIPFPQTGTWFLALRSLCGVGPRFVRCRNATAEVRMRTFLSPCVDDCGPYGQCKLLRTHNYLYAACECKAGWRGWGCTDSADALTYGFQLLSTLLLCLSNLMFLPPVVLAIRSRYVLEAAVYTFTMFFSTFYHACDQPGIVVFCIMDYDVLQFCDFLGSLMSVWVTVIAMARLQPVVKQVLYLLGAMLLSMALQLDRHGLWNLLGPSLFALGILATAWYAASAAGTATHPHGAAGFSTCARAASLQAALSCFMLLWRPGTTTSTFTAFGICSLRAVWASCCPLVPRLTTGSRLEPGPGAVVTSYASTSRRSSVSWAQEGPLSAASVPAERGFGPGPGGM; encoded by the exons ATGGCCCAGCCCTTGTCCCGGCCCCTCGTCCTATCCCGATCCCCGCCTTGGCCCCCGGCCCCGCCCTCGCCCCGCTTCCCAAATCGGCCCCAGCCGCTGCCTGGGTCCCCGTCCAGGACCCCCTTCCAGTCCCTGCCCCTGGCCTGGCCCCCATCCCGGCCTCGGCCCTTGTTCCACCCCCTGTCACAAATCCCGGTCCAGGCCCTGTCCCATCCCCATTCCCAGTGTTTGCTTAAGGCCCTGGCTCAACCCGGGTCCTTGCTGCAGTCCCCGTCACAGCCCCTCCTTCCGTCCCACTCCCTGCCCTTGTTCAAGCCCCAGTGTCCAGCCCAGCCCAACCCATTATCTCAGCCTTTGCCCTCATCTCTGTGTTTACCCAAGTCTCTCCCGCTAGTTCCCCCCATCTCTCATACTCTGCCCCTCTCCCAGCCTAGACTCAAGTCTGGGTTTCAGCTGCCGCCAGCCCtattgctgctgttgctgttctCTGTCCTTGGCCCAGGGGCTG GAGGCCTTTTCCTGACTGATTACTCCACCTGCTCACCCCGCAAGCTGAGTCCTTTCCGCTCCTTTGCCAGCACCGAGCTCTTCCACTTCCATGTTCCCGAGGACACGTTCCTGGCTGTTTGGAACCTCATCATCTTCAAGGAGCAGGGGGGAACCTTTGGGGACCACTGCCCAGACCAAAGTGTGACTGT GTATTTCCGGTCTGGGGCACCCCCGGTCATCAATCCCCTGCATACACACTTCCCAGGGGACACAGCTGTGCCTGGGGTTTTCTCACTGACCCTCAGCTGGACACTGCCCAACCGCACTTCAGGCATCTTTAACGTCAGCAGCCCCTTACCTGGGGACTGGTTCTTGGCTGCCCACCTTCCCCAGGCCCACGGCCACATCTCTGTCAAG GATGAGTGTCAGTATCTCCTTCAGCCGCAGCTGATTGTCCGGCGTTTGCTGGACGTTGCTGTGCTGGTTCCTGGCCGGCCCTCAGAGCAAATCCTCTCCCCACACAATCGCTCAGCCCTGTACAA GGTCTTTGTGCCCAGCTTCACTTACAGGGTTTCGGCACAGCTGGCGTGTGTGGGAGGCCGCGGGGTATCTGCCTGCCCCCTGTCACTGCGTCTGCGTCCCAAAGCCCCACCCCTGCACAACTCAAGCTCTGTGGCCTGTGGAGGTGCCTCTGGATGCCAGCTGGAGCTGGCACTGCCCCCCTGGGGGCACTGGGTCTACGTGCGTGTGGAAACATCATCTCGGGGCCCTGGTAGGACCATCCGCTTCCAGCTGTGTGTGCGGTTGCAAG AGTGCCCACAGCCCGGCCTGCTCCGATCTCTGGTCCCTGGAGCTGCCATGAACATGCCCCAGTCACTGGGCAACCAGCCACTGCCCCCAGAGCCACCATCCCTCGGAACCCCTGTGGAGGGGCCTGGGGCCACATCCCCACCCGAGCACTGCTGGCCAGTGCGCCCAACTCTGCGCAACGAGCTGGACACCTTCTCCGTCCATTTCTACATCTTCTTTGGCCCCAGTGTGGCCCTTCCCCCTGAGCGCCCAGCCGTGTTTGCCATGAGGCTGTTGCCAGTGCTGGACAGTGGAGGCGTCCTCAGCCTGGAGCTCCAGCTCAATGCG AGCTCCGTGCGCCAGGAAAACGTGACAGTGTTTGGATGCTTGACTCACGAGGTGCCCTTGAGCCTGGGGGATGCAGCAGTGACCTGTTCCAAAG AGTCCCTGGCCGGCTTCCTCCTCTCCGTCAGTACCACCACCAGGGTGGCCAGGCTGCGAATCCCATTCCCGCAGACGGGGACCTGGTTCCTGGCCCTCCGCTCCCTGTGCGGGGTGGGGCCTCG GTTCGTACGGTGCCGCAACGCGACGGCAGAGGTGCGGATGCGCACCTTCCTGTCCCCGTGCGTGGACGACTGCGGGCCCTACGGCCAGTGCAAGCTGCTGCGCACACATAACTACCTGTACGCGGCCTGCGAGTGCAAGGCCG GGTGGAGAGGCTGGGGCTGCACCGACAGTGCGGATGCGCTCACCTATGGATTCCAGCTGCTGTCCACACTCCTGCTCTGCCTGAGCAACCTCATGTTTCTGCCACCTGTGGTCCTGGCCATTCGGAGTCGATATGTGCTGGAAGCTGCCGTCTACACCTTCACCATGTTCTTCTCCACG ttcTATCATGCCTGTGACCAGCCAGGCATCGTGGTTTTCTGCATCATGGACTACGATGTGCTGCAGTTCTGTGATTTCCTGGGCTCCTTAATGTCCGTGTGGGTCACTGTCATTGCCATGGCTCGTTTACAGCCCGTGGTCAAGCAG GTGCTGTATTTGCTGGGCGCTATGCTGCTGTCCATGGCTCTGCAGCTTGACCGACACGGACTCTGGAACCTGCTTGGACCCAGTCTCTTTGCCCTGGGGATCTTGGCCACAGCCTGG TACGCAGCGTCCGCCGCCGGCACTGCTACCCACCCACATGGCGCCGCTGGCTTTTCTACTTGTGCCCGGGCAGCCTCATTGCAGGCAGCGCTGTCCTGCTTTATGCTTTTGTGGAGACCCGGGACAACTACTTCTACATTCACAGCATTTGGCATATGCTCATTGCGGGCAGTGTGGGCTTCCTGCTGCCCCCTCGTGCCAAGACTGACCACCGGGTCCCGTCTGGAGCCCGGGCCCGGGGCTGTGGTTACCAGCTATGCATCAACGAGCAGGAGGAGCTCGGTCTCGTGGGCCCAGGAGGGGCCACTGTCAGCAGCATCTGTGCCAGCTGAGAGGGGCTTTGGACCTGGCCCTGGGGGGATGTGA
- the TMEM8B gene encoding transmembrane protein 8B isoform X5 has protein sequence MAQPLSRPLVLSRSPPWPPAPPSPRFPNRPQPLPGSPSRTPFQSLPLAWPPSRPRPLFHPLSQIPVQALSHPHSQCLLKALAQPGSLLQSPSQPLLPSHSLPLFKPQCPAQPNPLSQPLPSSLCLPKSLPLVPPISHTLPLSQPRLKSGFQLPPALLLLLLFSVLGPGAGGLFLTDYSTCSPRKLSPFRSFASTELFHFHVPEDTFLAVWNLIIFKEQGGTFGDHCPDQSVTVYFRSGAPPVINPLHTHFPGDTAVPGVFSLTLSWTLPNRTSGIFNVSSPLPGDWFLAAHLPQAHGHISVKGLQDECQYLLQPQLIVRRLLDVAVLVPGRPSEQILSPHNRSALYKVFVPSFTYRVSAQLACVGGRGVSACPLSLRLRPKAPPLHNSSSVACGGASGCQLELALPPWGHWVYVRVETSSRGPGRTIRFQLCVRLQECPQPGLLRSLVPGAAMNMPQSLGNQPLPPEPPSLGTPVEGPGATSPPEHCWPVRPTLRNELDTFSVHFYIFFGPSVALPPERPAVFAMRLLPVLDSGGVLSLELQLNASSVRQENVTVFGCLTHEVPLSLGDAAVTCSKESLAGFLLSVSTTTRVARLRIPFPQTGTWFLALRSLCGVGPRFVRCRNATAEVRMRTFLSPCVDDCGPYGQCKLLRTHNYLYAACECKAGWRGWGCTDSADALTYGFQLLSTLLLCLSNLMFLPPVVLAIRSRYVLEAAVYTFTMFFSTFYHACDQPGIVVFCIMDYDVLQFCDFLGSLMSVWVTVIAMARLQPVVKQVLYLLGAMLLSMALQLDRHGLWNLLGPSLFALGILATAWYAASAAGTATHPHGAAGFSTCARAASLQAALSCFMLLWRPGTTTSTFTAFGICSLRAVWASCCPLVPRLTTGSRLEPGPGAVVTSYASTSRRSSVSWAQEGPLSAASVPAERGFGPGPGGM, from the exons ATGGCCCAGCCCTTGTCCCGGCCCCTCGTCCTATCCCGATCCCCGCCTTGGCCCCCGGCCCCGCCCTCGCCCCGCTTCCCAAATCGGCCCCAGCCGCTGCCTGGGTCCCCGTCCAGGACCCCCTTCCAGTCCCTGCCCCTGGCCTGGCCCCCATCCCGGCCTCGGCCCTTGTTCCACCCCCTGTCACAAATCCCGGTCCAGGCCCTGTCCCATCCCCATTCCCAGTGTTTGCTTAAGGCCCTGGCTCAACCCGGGTCCTTGCTGCAGTCCCCGTCACAGCCCCTCCTTCCGTCCCACTCCCTGCCCTTGTTCAAGCCCCAGTGTCCAGCCCAGCCCAACCCATTATCTCAGCCTTTGCCCTCATCTCTGTGTTTACCCAAGTCTCTCCCGCTAGTTCCCCCCATCTCTCATACTCTGCCCCTCTCCCAGCCTAGACTCAAGTCTGGGTTTCAGCTGCCGCCAGCCCtattgctgctgttgctgttctCTGTCCTTGGCCCAGGGGCTG GAGGCCTTTTCCTGACTGATTACTCCACCTGCTCACCCCGCAAGCTGAGTCCTTTCCGCTCCTTTGCCAGCACCGAGCTCTTCCACTTCCATGTTCCCGAGGACACGTTCCTGGCTGTTTGGAACCTCATCATCTTCAAGGAGCAGGGGGGAACCTTTGGGGACCACTGCCCAGACCAAAGTGTGACTGT GTATTTCCGGTCTGGGGCACCCCCGGTCATCAATCCCCTGCATACACACTTCCCAGGGGACACAGCTGTGCCTGGGGTTTTCTCACTGACCCTCAGCTGGACACTGCCCAACCGCACTTCAGGCATCTTTAACGTCAGCAGCCCCTTACCTGGGGACTGGTTCTTGGCTGCCCACCTTCCCCAGGCCCACGGCCACATCTCTGTCAAG GGTCTCCAGGATGAGTGTCAGTATCTCCTTCAGCCGCAGCTGATTGTCCGGCGTTTGCTGGACGTTGCTGTGCTGGTTCCTGGCCGGCCCTCAGAGCAAATCCTCTCCCCACACAATCGCTCAGCCCTGTACAA GGTCTTTGTGCCCAGCTTCACTTACAGGGTTTCGGCACAGCTGGCGTGTGTGGGAGGCCGCGGGGTATCTGCCTGCCCCCTGTCACTGCGTCTGCGTCCCAAAGCCCCACCCCTGCACAACTCAAGCTCTGTGGCCTGTGGAGGTGCCTCTGGATGCCAGCTGGAGCTGGCACTGCCCCCCTGGGGGCACTGGGTCTACGTGCGTGTGGAAACATCATCTCGGGGCCCTGGTAGGACCATCCGCTTCCAGCTGTGTGTGCGGTTGCAAG AGTGCCCACAGCCCGGCCTGCTCCGATCTCTGGTCCCTGGAGCTGCCATGAACATGCCCCAGTCACTGGGCAACCAGCCACTGCCCCCAGAGCCACCATCCCTCGGAACCCCTGTGGAGGGGCCTGGGGCCACATCCCCACCCGAGCACTGCTGGCCAGTGCGCCCAACTCTGCGCAACGAGCTGGACACCTTCTCCGTCCATTTCTACATCTTCTTTGGCCCCAGTGTGGCCCTTCCCCCTGAGCGCCCAGCCGTGTTTGCCATGAGGCTGTTGCCAGTGCTGGACAGTGGAGGCGTCCTCAGCCTGGAGCTCCAGCTCAATGCG AGCTCCGTGCGCCAGGAAAACGTGACAGTGTTTGGATGCTTGACTCACGAGGTGCCCTTGAGCCTGGGGGATGCAGCAGTGACCTGTTCCAAAG AGTCCCTGGCCGGCTTCCTCCTCTCCGTCAGTACCACCACCAGGGTGGCCAGGCTGCGAATCCCATTCCCGCAGACGGGGACCTGGTTCCTGGCCCTCCGCTCCCTGTGCGGGGTGGGGCCTCG GTTCGTACGGTGCCGCAACGCGACGGCAGAGGTGCGGATGCGCACCTTCCTGTCCCCGTGCGTGGACGACTGCGGGCCCTACGGCCAGTGCAAGCTGCTGCGCACACATAACTACCTGTACGCGGCCTGCGAGTGCAAGGCCG GGTGGAGAGGCTGGGGCTGCACCGACAGTGCGGATGCGCTCACCTATGGATTCCAGCTGCTGTCCACACTCCTGCTCTGCCTGAGCAACCTCATGTTTCTGCCACCTGTGGTCCTGGCCATTCGGAGTCGATATGTGCTGGAAGCTGCCGTCTACACCTTCACCATGTTCTTCTCCACG ttcTATCATGCCTGTGACCAGCCAGGCATCGTGGTTTTCTGCATCATGGACTACGATGTGCTGCAGTTCTGTGATTTCCTGGGCTCCTTAATGTCCGTGTGGGTCACTGTCATTGCCATGGCTCGTTTACAGCCCGTGGTCAAGCAG GTGCTGTATTTGCTGGGCGCTATGCTGCTGTCCATGGCTCTGCAGCTTGACCGACACGGACTCTGGAACCTGCTTGGACCCAGTCTCTTTGCCCTGGGGATCTTGGCCACAGCCTGG TACGCAGCGTCCGCCGCCGGCACTGCTACCCACCCACATGGCGCCGCTGGCTTTTCTACTTGTGCCCGGGCAGCCTCATTGCAGGCAGCGCTGTCCTGCTTTATGCTTTTGTGGAGACCCGGGACAACTACTTCTACATTCACAGCATTTGGCATATGCTCATTGCGGGCAGTGTGGGCTTCCTGCTGCCCCCTCGTGCCAAGACTGACCACCGGGTCCCGTCTGGAGCCCGGGCCCGGGGCTGTGGTTACCAGCTATGCATCAACGAGCAGGAGGAGCTCGGTCTCGTGGGCCCAGGAGGGGCCACTGTCAGCAGCATCTGTGCCAGCTGAGAGGGGCTTTGGACCTGGCCCTGGGGGGATGTGA
- the TMEM8B gene encoding transmembrane protein 8B isoform X3: MAQPLSRPLVLSRSPPWPPAPPSPRFPNRPQPLPGSPSRTPFQSLPLAWPPSRPRPLFHPLSQIPVQALSHPHSQCLLKALAQPGSLLQSPSQPLLPSHSLPLFKPQCPAQPNPLSQPLPSSLCLPKSLPLVPPISHTLPLSQPRLKSGFQLPPALLLLLLFSVLGPGAGGLFLTDYSTCSPRKLSPFRSFASTELFHFHVPEDTFLAVWNLIIFKEQGGTFGDHCPDQSVTVYFRSGAPPVINPLHTHFPGDTAVPGVFSLTLSWTLPNRTSGIFNVSSPLPGDWFLAAHLPQAHGHISVKGLQDECQYLLQPQLIVRRLLDVAVLVPGRPSEQILSPHNRSALYKVFVPSFTYRVSAQLACVGGRGVSACPLSLRLRPKAPPLHNSSSVACGGASGCQLELALPPWGHWVYVRVETSSRGPGRTIRFQLCVRLQECPQPGLLRSLVPGAAMNMPQSLGNQPLPPEPPSLGTPVEGPGATSPPEHCWPVRPTLRNELDTFSVHFYIFFGPSVALPPERPAVFAMRLLPVLDSGGVLSLELQLNASSVRQENVTVFGCLTHEVPLSLGDAAVTCSKESLAGFLLSVSTTTRVARLRIPFPQTGTWFLALRSLCGVGPRFVRCRNATAEVRMRTFLSPCVDDCGPYGQCKLLRTHNYLYAACECKAGWRGWGCTDSADALTYGFQLLSTLLLCLSNLMFLPPVVLAIRSRYVLEAAVYTFTMFFSTTVRSVRRRHCYPPTWRRWLFYLCPGSLIAGSAVLLYAFVETRDNYFYIHSIWHMLIAGSVGFLLPPRAKTDHRVPSGARARGCGYQLCINEQEELGLVGPGGATVSSICAS; the protein is encoded by the exons ATGGCCCAGCCCTTGTCCCGGCCCCTCGTCCTATCCCGATCCCCGCCTTGGCCCCCGGCCCCGCCCTCGCCCCGCTTCCCAAATCGGCCCCAGCCGCTGCCTGGGTCCCCGTCCAGGACCCCCTTCCAGTCCCTGCCCCTGGCCTGGCCCCCATCCCGGCCTCGGCCCTTGTTCCACCCCCTGTCACAAATCCCGGTCCAGGCCCTGTCCCATCCCCATTCCCAGTGTTTGCTTAAGGCCCTGGCTCAACCCGGGTCCTTGCTGCAGTCCCCGTCACAGCCCCTCCTTCCGTCCCACTCCCTGCCCTTGTTCAAGCCCCAGTGTCCAGCCCAGCCCAACCCATTATCTCAGCCTTTGCCCTCATCTCTGTGTTTACCCAAGTCTCTCCCGCTAGTTCCCCCCATCTCTCATACTCTGCCCCTCTCCCAGCCTAGACTCAAGTCTGGGTTTCAGCTGCCGCCAGCCCtattgctgctgttgctgttctCTGTCCTTGGCCCAGGGGCTG GAGGCCTTTTCCTGACTGATTACTCCACCTGCTCACCCCGCAAGCTGAGTCCTTTCCGCTCCTTTGCCAGCACCGAGCTCTTCCACTTCCATGTTCCCGAGGACACGTTCCTGGCTGTTTGGAACCTCATCATCTTCAAGGAGCAGGGGGGAACCTTTGGGGACCACTGCCCAGACCAAAGTGTGACTGT GTATTTCCGGTCTGGGGCACCCCCGGTCATCAATCCCCTGCATACACACTTCCCAGGGGACACAGCTGTGCCTGGGGTTTTCTCACTGACCCTCAGCTGGACACTGCCCAACCGCACTTCAGGCATCTTTAACGTCAGCAGCCCCTTACCTGGGGACTGGTTCTTGGCTGCCCACCTTCCCCAGGCCCACGGCCACATCTCTGTCAAG GGTCTCCAGGATGAGTGTCAGTATCTCCTTCAGCCGCAGCTGATTGTCCGGCGTTTGCTGGACGTTGCTGTGCTGGTTCCTGGCCGGCCCTCAGAGCAAATCCTCTCCCCACACAATCGCTCAGCCCTGTACAA GGTCTTTGTGCCCAGCTTCACTTACAGGGTTTCGGCACAGCTGGCGTGTGTGGGAGGCCGCGGGGTATCTGCCTGCCCCCTGTCACTGCGTCTGCGTCCCAAAGCCCCACCCCTGCACAACTCAAGCTCTGTGGCCTGTGGAGGTGCCTCTGGATGCCAGCTGGAGCTGGCACTGCCCCCCTGGGGGCACTGGGTCTACGTGCGTGTGGAAACATCATCTCGGGGCCCTGGTAGGACCATCCGCTTCCAGCTGTGTGTGCGGTTGCAAG AGTGCCCACAGCCCGGCCTGCTCCGATCTCTGGTCCCTGGAGCTGCCATGAACATGCCCCAGTCACTGGGCAACCAGCCACTGCCCCCAGAGCCACCATCCCTCGGAACCCCTGTGGAGGGGCCTGGGGCCACATCCCCACCCGAGCACTGCTGGCCAGTGCGCCCAACTCTGCGCAACGAGCTGGACACCTTCTCCGTCCATTTCTACATCTTCTTTGGCCCCAGTGTGGCCCTTCCCCCTGAGCGCCCAGCCGTGTTTGCCATGAGGCTGTTGCCAGTGCTGGACAGTGGAGGCGTCCTCAGCCTGGAGCTCCAGCTCAATGCG AGCTCCGTGCGCCAGGAAAACGTGACAGTGTTTGGATGCTTGACTCACGAGGTGCCCTTGAGCCTGGGGGATGCAGCAGTGACCTGTTCCAAAG AGTCCCTGGCCGGCTTCCTCCTCTCCGTCAGTACCACCACCAGGGTGGCCAGGCTGCGAATCCCATTCCCGCAGACGGGGACCTGGTTCCTGGCCCTCCGCTCCCTGTGCGGGGTGGGGCCTCG GTTCGTACGGTGCCGCAACGCGACGGCAGAGGTGCGGATGCGCACCTTCCTGTCCCCGTGCGTGGACGACTGCGGGCCCTACGGCCAGTGCAAGCTGCTGCGCACACATAACTACCTGTACGCGGCCTGCGAGTGCAAGGCCG GGTGGAGAGGCTGGGGCTGCACCGACAGTGCGGATGCGCTCACCTATGGATTCCAGCTGCTGTCCACACTCCTGCTCTGCCTGAGCAACCTCATGTTTCTGCCACCTGTGGTCCTGGCCATTCGGAGTCGATATGTGCTGGAAGCTGCCGTCTACACCTTCACCATGTTCTTCTCCACG ACAGTACGCAGCGTCCGCCGCCGGCACTGCTACCCACCCACATGGCGCCGCTGGCTTTTCTACTTGTGCCCGGGCAGCCTCATTGCAGGCAGCGCTGTCCTGCTTTATGCTTTTGTGGAGACCCGGGACAACTACTTCTACATTCACAGCATTTGGCATATGCTCATTGCGGGCAGTGTGGGCTTCCTGCTGCCCCCTCGTGCCAAGACTGACCACCGGGTCCCGTCTGGAGCCCGGGCCCGGGGCTGTGGTTACCAGCTATGCATCAACGAGCAGGAGGAGCTCGGTCTCGTGGGCCCAGGAGGGGCCACTGTCAGCAGCATCTGTGCCAGCTGA
- the TMEM8B gene encoding transmembrane protein 8B isoform X2 gives MAQPLSRPLVLSRSPPWPPAPPSPRFPNRPQPLPGSPSRTPFQSLPLAWPPSRPRPLFHPLSQIPVQALSHPHSQCLLKALAQPGSLLQSPSQPLLPSHSLPLFKPQCPAQPNPLSQPLPSSLCLPKSLPLVPPISHTLPLSQPRLKSGFQLPPALLLLLLFSVLGPGAGGLFLTDYSTCSPRKLSPFRSFASTELFHFHVPEDTFLAVWNLIIFKEQGGTFGDHCPDQSVTVYFRSGAPPVINPLHTHFPGDTAVPGVFSLTLSWTLPNRTSGIFNVSSPLPGDWFLAAHLPQAHGHISVKGLQDECQYLLQPQLIVRRLLDVAVLVPGRPSEQILSPHNRSALYKVFVPSFTYRVSAQLACVGGRGVSACPLSLRLRPKAPPLHNSSSVACGGASGCQLELALPPWGHWVYVRVETSSRGPGRTIRFQLCVRLQECPQPGLLRSLVPGAAMNMPQSLGNQPLPPEPPSLGTPVEGPGATSPPEHCWPVRPTLRNELDTFSVHFYIFFGPSVALPPERPAVFAMRLLPVLDSGGVLSLELQLNASSVRQENVTVFGCLTHEVPLSLGDAAVTCSKESLAGFLLSVSTTTRVARLRIPFPQTGTWFLALRSLCGVGPRFVRCRNATAEVRMRTFLSPCVDDCGPYGQCKLLRTHNYLYAACECKAGWRGWGCTDSADALTYGFQLLSTLLLCLSNLMFLPPVVLAIRSRYVLEAAVYTFTMFFSTFYHACDQPGIVVFCIMDYDVLQFCDFLGSLMSVWVTVIAMARLQPVVKQVLYLLGAMLLSMALQLDRHGLWNLLGPSLFALGILATAWTVRSVRRRHCYPPTWRRWLFYLCPGSLIAGSAVLLYAFVETRDNYFYIHSIWHMLIAGSVGFLLPPRAKTDHRVPSGARARGCGYQLCINEQEELGLVGPGGATVSSICAS, from the exons ATGGCCCAGCCCTTGTCCCGGCCCCTCGTCCTATCCCGATCCCCGCCTTGGCCCCCGGCCCCGCCCTCGCCCCGCTTCCCAAATCGGCCCCAGCCGCTGCCTGGGTCCCCGTCCAGGACCCCCTTCCAGTCCCTGCCCCTGGCCTGGCCCCCATCCCGGCCTCGGCCCTTGTTCCACCCCCTGTCACAAATCCCGGTCCAGGCCCTGTCCCATCCCCATTCCCAGTGTTTGCTTAAGGCCCTGGCTCAACCCGGGTCCTTGCTGCAGTCCCCGTCACAGCCCCTCCTTCCGTCCCACTCCCTGCCCTTGTTCAAGCCCCAGTGTCCAGCCCAGCCCAACCCATTATCTCAGCCTTTGCCCTCATCTCTGTGTTTACCCAAGTCTCTCCCGCTAGTTCCCCCCATCTCTCATACTCTGCCCCTCTCCCAGCCTAGACTCAAGTCTGGGTTTCAGCTGCCGCCAGCCCtattgctgctgttgctgttctCTGTCCTTGGCCCAGGGGCTG GAGGCCTTTTCCTGACTGATTACTCCACCTGCTCACCCCGCAAGCTGAGTCCTTTCCGCTCCTTTGCCAGCACCGAGCTCTTCCACTTCCATGTTCCCGAGGACACGTTCCTGGCTGTTTGGAACCTCATCATCTTCAAGGAGCAGGGGGGAACCTTTGGGGACCACTGCCCAGACCAAAGTGTGACTGT GTATTTCCGGTCTGGGGCACCCCCGGTCATCAATCCCCTGCATACACACTTCCCAGGGGACACAGCTGTGCCTGGGGTTTTCTCACTGACCCTCAGCTGGACACTGCCCAACCGCACTTCAGGCATCTTTAACGTCAGCAGCCCCTTACCTGGGGACTGGTTCTTGGCTGCCCACCTTCCCCAGGCCCACGGCCACATCTCTGTCAAG GGTCTCCAGGATGAGTGTCAGTATCTCCTTCAGCCGCAGCTGATTGTCCGGCGTTTGCTGGACGTTGCTGTGCTGGTTCCTGGCCGGCCCTCAGAGCAAATCCTCTCCCCACACAATCGCTCAGCCCTGTACAA GGTCTTTGTGCCCAGCTTCACTTACAGGGTTTCGGCACAGCTGGCGTGTGTGGGAGGCCGCGGGGTATCTGCCTGCCCCCTGTCACTGCGTCTGCGTCCCAAAGCCCCACCCCTGCACAACTCAAGCTCTGTGGCCTGTGGAGGTGCCTCTGGATGCCAGCTGGAGCTGGCACTGCCCCCCTGGGGGCACTGGGTCTACGTGCGTGTGGAAACATCATCTCGGGGCCCTGGTAGGACCATCCGCTTCCAGCTGTGTGTGCGGTTGCAAG AGTGCCCACAGCCCGGCCTGCTCCGATCTCTGGTCCCTGGAGCTGCCATGAACATGCCCCAGTCACTGGGCAACCAGCCACTGCCCCCAGAGCCACCATCCCTCGGAACCCCTGTGGAGGGGCCTGGGGCCACATCCCCACCCGAGCACTGCTGGCCAGTGCGCCCAACTCTGCGCAACGAGCTGGACACCTTCTCCGTCCATTTCTACATCTTCTTTGGCCCCAGTGTGGCCCTTCCCCCTGAGCGCCCAGCCGTGTTTGCCATGAGGCTGTTGCCAGTGCTGGACAGTGGAGGCGTCCTCAGCCTGGAGCTCCAGCTCAATGCG AGCTCCGTGCGCCAGGAAAACGTGACAGTGTTTGGATGCTTGACTCACGAGGTGCCCTTGAGCCTGGGGGATGCAGCAGTGACCTGTTCCAAAG AGTCCCTGGCCGGCTTCCTCCTCTCCGTCAGTACCACCACCAGGGTGGCCAGGCTGCGAATCCCATTCCCGCAGACGGGGACCTGGTTCCTGGCCCTCCGCTCCCTGTGCGGGGTGGGGCCTCG GTTCGTACGGTGCCGCAACGCGACGGCAGAGGTGCGGATGCGCACCTTCCTGTCCCCGTGCGTGGACGACTGCGGGCCCTACGGCCAGTGCAAGCTGCTGCGCACACATAACTACCTGTACGCGGCCTGCGAGTGCAAGGCCG GGTGGAGAGGCTGGGGCTGCACCGACAGTGCGGATGCGCTCACCTATGGATTCCAGCTGCTGTCCACACTCCTGCTCTGCCTGAGCAACCTCATGTTTCTGCCACCTGTGGTCCTGGCCATTCGGAGTCGATATGTGCTGGAAGCTGCCGTCTACACCTTCACCATGTTCTTCTCCACG ttcTATCATGCCTGTGACCAGCCAGGCATCGTGGTTTTCTGCATCATGGACTACGATGTGCTGCAGTTCTGTGATTTCCTGGGCTCCTTAATGTCCGTGTGGGTCACTGTCATTGCCATGGCTCGTTTACAGCCCGTGGTCAAGCAG GTGCTGTATTTGCTGGGCGCTATGCTGCTGTCCATGGCTCTGCAGCTTGACCGACACGGACTCTGGAACCTGCTTGGACCCAGTCTCTTTGCCCTGGGGATCTTGGCCACAGCCTGG ACAGTACGCAGCGTCCGCCGCCGGCACTGCTACCCACCCACATGGCGCCGCTGGCTTTTCTACTTGTGCCCGGGCAGCCTCATTGCAGGCAGCGCTGTCCTGCTTTATGCTTTTGTGGAGACCCGGGACAACTACTTCTACATTCACAGCATTTGGCATATGCTCATTGCGGGCAGTGTGGGCTTCCTGCTGCCCCCTCGTGCCAAGACTGACCACCGGGTCCCGTCTGGAGCCCGGGCCCGGGGCTGTGGTTACCAGCTATGCATCAACGAGCAGGAGGAGCTCGGTCTCGTGGGCCCAGGAGGGGCCACTGTCAGCAGCATCTGTGCCAGCTGA